In Candidatus Sericytochromatia bacterium, the genomic stretch CCCGCGCGCCGGGGGCGCGCCGCCGCCAAGCCCAAGGAGGCTGAGGGCGAGGAGCAAGCGGAGGAGGGCGTCGATGACCTCGGTCAGGACGACTGACGGACCACGCTGGCGTGTGCTTCGCGTAACAGCTGGCTGACTTCCGCTTCTTCGACGGGAGTGAAATCCGCATAATGGAGCCCGACGGCTGAAAAGTCGGCGGGAATGGCGAGCGTGACCAGCCGGTCCACGCGCCTGGCCAGCGCCTTGCTGGCAGTCGCTGAGGCGACGGGGCAGGCCACCACGAGGCGGGCTGGCTGTTCCTGTCGGATGGCCGCGACCGCCGCGGCCACGGTCATGCCCGTGGCCATGCCGTCGTCCACCAGAAGGACGTGGCGACCCTGCAATGGCAGGGAGGGGCACGCGCCACGAAGCTTGGCCGCGCGACGTTTGGCGGCCGCCAAGGCGTCTTCACGGGCCGTCGCCAGCTGGCTGGGGGTGAGGCCGAAGTGC encodes the following:
- a CDS encoding phosphoribosyltransferase family protein — its product is MAWADRKSAGEALSSALMNERDGRCVVIGLPRGGVAVAAPVARALAAPLDIRIVKKIETPGAPELALGAVTDAGITVWNEPLVQHFGLTPSQLATAREDALAAAKRRAAKLRGACPSLPLQGRHVLLVDDGMATGMTVAAAVAAIRQEQPARLVVACPVASATASKALARRVDRLVTLAIPADFSAVGLHYADFTPVEEAEVSQLLREAHASVVRQSS